One window of the Pseudomonas knackmussii B13 genome contains the following:
- a CDS encoding aromatic ring-hydroxylating oxygenase subunit alpha, with protein sequence MHHETQVRLLRKVLALAEQGVSDCAETPSALPVTAYLDEVRYRREREEVLLREPVLVARSGEIPSGHFLTRELLVPVLLTRDEQGRLRAFLNVCKHRGTQLVAEESGSNRVFVCPYHAWSYNPDGSLRGIPHGYGFEGVDRACLNLTELPVAERFGAVWARLSPGSALDLDGFFGEEILADFESFAVDDHVLFDPRDIRRPVNWKLTVDTFLENYHVAKAHQATIDHLFWPNLGSFERFGRHIRNYYAKRNLRELPGQPEYQWDLRRHGNLLYYLWPNTLVLVEPDHIDFTSVYPDGPLATRVLSHTLLPEDPATEKARRYFEKNNEILYAALEEDFAMATRVQNGIRSGASDRLWHGRYEVALRWFHQNLDEALDEPSVIA encoded by the coding sequence ATGCACCACGAGACGCAAGTGCGGTTACTGCGAAAGGTTCTGGCGCTGGCCGAACAGGGTGTTTCCGATTGCGCTGAAACCCCGTCGGCCCTGCCGGTAACGGCGTATCTGGATGAGGTCCGCTATCGCCGCGAGCGTGAAGAAGTCCTGCTGCGCGAACCGGTGCTGGTGGCGCGCTCCGGCGAAATTCCCAGCGGCCATTTCCTCACCCGCGAGCTGCTGGTGCCGGTGTTGCTGACCCGCGACGAGCAAGGCCGCCTGCGCGCCTTCCTGAATGTCTGCAAGCATCGCGGCACGCAGTTGGTGGCAGAGGAAAGCGGCAGCAACCGAGTCTTCGTCTGTCCCTACCACGCCTGGTCGTACAACCCGGACGGCAGCCTGCGCGGCATTCCCCATGGCTACGGTTTCGAGGGTGTCGACCGGGCCTGCCTGAACCTTACCGAACTGCCGGTTGCCGAACGCTTCGGCGCAGTCTGGGCGCGGCTGTCGCCAGGGTCGGCGCTGGACCTGGATGGGTTCTTCGGCGAAGAGATCCTCGCCGACTTCGAGAGTTTTGCGGTCGACGATCATGTGTTGTTCGACCCCCGCGACATCCGCCGGCCGGTGAACTGGAAGCTGACCGTCGACACCTTCCTCGAGAACTACCACGTGGCCAAGGCGCACCAGGCGACCATCGACCACCTGTTCTGGCCCAACCTTGGCAGTTTCGAGCGTTTCGGCCGGCACATCCGCAACTACTACGCGAAGCGCAACCTGCGCGAGCTGCCCGGGCAGCCGGAATACCAATGGGACCTGCGCCGCCACGGCAACCTGCTCTATTACCTCTGGCCGAACACCCTGGTGCTGGTGGAGCCGGACCACATCGACTTCACCAGCGTCTACCCCGACGGCCCGCTGGCCACGCGGGTGCTCAGCCACACGCTCCTGCCCGAGGACCCGGCGACCGAAAAGGCCCGGCGCTACTTCGAGAAGAACAACGAAATCCTCTACGCCGCCCTGGAAGAGGACTTCGCCATGGCCACGCGGGTGCAGAACGGCATTCGCTCGGGGGCCAGCGACCGGCTCTGGCATGGCCGCTACGAAGTGGCACTGAGGTGGTTCCACCAGAACCTCGACGAGGCGCTGGACGAGCCAAGCGTCATCGCCTGA